Below is a genomic region from Candidatus Methylomirabilota bacterium.
CGTCTCGTACTCGGGCAACCTCGACTCCTGCATCACCATCCGCACCGTGGTCTGCCACGGCGGCCGCGCCTCGATCCAGGTGGGCGCGGGCATCGTGGCCGACTCGGACCCAAAGACGGAGTGGCTCGAGACCTGCTCCAAGTCGCGCGGCATGCTGCTGGCGCTCCGCGTCTCTCAAGAAACCGGAA
It encodes:
- a CDS encoding chorismate-binding protein codes for the protein VSYSGNLDSCITIRTVVCHGGRASIQVGAGIVADSDPKTEWLETCSKSRGMLLALRVSQETGTPEDAPPWKGHPR